The Colias croceus chromosome 11, ilColCroc2.1 genome has a segment encoding these proteins:
- the LOC123695352 gene encoding 28S ribosomal protein S7, mitochondrial: MNTVKRIGLMHKQFTQQLPRVSPILMQNRFYSRPTSFPDYFQNPIFRKEDQARLIENNELSKIAAIPVKPPSVAETSSVYFDPLVNKVINHVMKMGNKQLARTLVEKSFENIKRIQIERYHLAKTPEEKAKIVLDPKEILHRAVENSKPLLQLLPIKRGGITYQVPGPITDKRSLFLAIKWLLEATNDKERTIHFPEQFAWELLDAANNSGKVVKRKQDLHRLCEANRAYAHYRWQ, translated from the exons ATGAATACGGTAAAAAGAATTGGATTGATGCATAAACAATTTACACAGCAGTTGCCTCGAGT GTCACCAATATTAATGCAAAATCGTTTCTACTCAAGACCTACAAGTTTCCCAGACTATTTTCAAAATCCAATTTTTAGAAAGGAAGACCAAGCACGccttattgaaaataatgaacTTAGCAAAATAGCAGCCATACCTGTGAAGCCACCAAGTGTGGCTGAGACTTCCTCTGTCTATTTTGATCCATTGGTTAA taaaGTCATTAATCATGTCATGAAAATGGGCAATAAGCAGTTAGCTAGAACCCTTGTTGAgaagtcatttgaaaatataaaaaggatACAGATTGAAAGGTACCATCTAGCAAAAACACCTGAAGAAAAGGCTAAAATAGTACTGGATCCTAAAGAAATACTTCATAGGGCAGTTGAAAATTCAAAACCTTTACTTCAATTGCTCCCTATTAAAAGGGGAGGTATTACTTACCag GTGCCTGGCCCAATAACAGATAAGAGATCTTTGTTCCTGGCCATCAAATGGTTGTTAGAAGCTACAAATGACAAAGAAAGAACAATTCACTTTCCGGAACAGTTTGCATGGGAGTTATTAGATGCTGCAAATAATTCTGGCAAAGTTGTTAAAAGAAAACAAGATCTACACAGGCTGTGTGAGGCAAACAGAGCTTACGCTCATTATAGATGgcaatag